The following are encoded together in the Streptomyces rapamycinicus NRRL 5491 genome:
- a CDS encoding phage holin family protein: protein MQKPRWKTVGGTLLRVAAVWAVSTLTMLALAGILPDFRLKSGDGDSATQIAVTAASGAGAFGVLSALVWPLLVRALLLMPALVLGLLVFVLNGSMLLIALSVNPDGRGAAEPETAVVVAAVMSAASSATSTFLTVRDDGAYRRRLARLAVRRRRRLGEDGGSDEPPGTVFLQLDGVGHAVLREALRERENRPPVMPTVAGWLQSTHKVTPWRTDWSSQTGASQLGILHGSNEDVPAFRWYEKKTGEVMVSNRPTSAAVLQRRAAARARHDGLLTVDGASRGNLFTGGADQLALVLSVAARRGKHNRSRSGYFAYFADPANATRTAGSFLAEVVREICQSTRAKLRREAPRVKRGGLYPFIRAFATVVERDVVVTAVMGDILSGRTAIYADLVAYDEVAHHSGPRSRDARQVLARLDRSIALIAKVAEHAPRDYRIVLLSDHGQSPGETFAGAYGLRLEDLVRAGCGLPVSRRAGRTPSGAEAREAGRAALRRPEKPGVDGDGWCGGPEAPAGVVSAHDTAVSDPIVLASGNLGLISFPDVPGRTSREQIEARHPALLRTLADHPGVGFVLVRSEAHGAVVLGADGAEHRLDTGEVFGTSPLTVFGPGAESAVRRTAHFRNTPDIMVNSAYDPVRGTVHAFEEQIGSHGGLGGEQGHPFLLWPAGLTPPVAAGEELVGAERVHQVLRRWLEEADGPQVPEEEAATAPVEVAAAEAPAAPEASAAQAPAEAEAPVEPQPTTAPDAARTVRDSRCDGAPAVTADSTV from the coding sequence GTGCAGAAGCCCCGATGGAAGACCGTGGGGGGAACCCTGCTGCGGGTGGCGGCGGTGTGGGCGGTGTCCACGCTCACGATGCTGGCGCTCGCCGGGATCCTCCCCGACTTTCGCCTGAAGTCAGGTGACGGTGACAGCGCGACGCAGATCGCCGTCACGGCCGCCAGTGGCGCCGGGGCCTTCGGTGTGCTCAGCGCGCTGGTGTGGCCGCTGCTCGTACGGGCGTTGCTGCTGATGCCGGCGCTGGTGCTGGGGCTCCTGGTGTTCGTGCTCAACGGCTCGATGCTGCTGATCGCCCTCAGCGTGAACCCGGACGGGCGCGGCGCCGCCGAGCCGGAGACCGCCGTCGTGGTGGCGGCCGTGATGTCCGCCGCGTCGTCGGCCACGAGCACCTTCCTGACCGTGCGGGACGACGGCGCCTACCGGCGGCGGCTGGCGCGGCTGGCCGTGCGGCGCAGGCGGCGGCTCGGCGAGGACGGGGGGAGCGACGAGCCCCCGGGGACGGTGTTCCTGCAACTCGACGGGGTGGGGCACGCGGTGCTCCGGGAGGCGCTGCGGGAGCGCGAGAACCGGCCACCGGTGATGCCCACCGTCGCGGGCTGGCTCCAGAGCACCCACAAGGTCACCCCCTGGCGCACCGACTGGTCCAGCCAGACCGGCGCCAGCCAACTCGGTATCCTGCACGGCTCCAACGAGGACGTGCCCGCCTTCCGCTGGTACGAGAAGAAGACCGGGGAGGTGATGGTGAGCAACCGGCCGACCAGCGCGGCGGTGCTCCAGCGCCGCGCCGCCGCCCGGGCGAGACACGACGGACTCCTCACGGTGGACGGGGCCAGCCGGGGCAACCTCTTCACCGGCGGCGCCGATCAGCTGGCCCTGGTCCTCTCGGTCGCGGCGCGGCGCGGTAAGCACAACCGCTCCCGCTCCGGCTACTTCGCGTACTTCGCCGACCCCGCCAACGCCACCCGCACCGCCGGGTCGTTCCTCGCCGAGGTGGTCCGGGAGATCTGCCAGTCCACCCGCGCCAAGCTGCGCCGCGAGGCGCCCCGGGTGAAGCGGGGCGGGCTGTATCCGTTCATCCGGGCGTTCGCCACCGTCGTGGAGCGGGACGTCGTGGTGACGGCGGTGATGGGGGACATCCTCTCCGGCCGTACCGCGATCTACGCCGACCTCGTGGCGTACGACGAGGTGGCCCACCACTCGGGGCCGCGCAGCCGGGACGCCCGGCAGGTGCTCGCCCGGCTCGACCGCTCCATCGCGCTGATCGCCAAGGTCGCCGAGCACGCCCCGCGCGACTACCGCATCGTGCTGCTGTCCGACCACGGGCAGAGCCCCGGCGAGACCTTCGCGGGGGCGTACGGGCTGAGGCTGGAGGACCTGGTGCGGGCCGGTTGCGGTCTGCCCGTCTCGCGGCGGGCCGGGCGGACCCCGAGCGGGGCGGAGGCGCGCGAGGCGGGGCGGGCGGCGCTGCGCCGGCCGGAGAAGCCCGGGGTGGACGGGGACGGATGGTGCGGCGGGCCGGAGGCCCCCGCCGGTGTCGTCAGTGCTCATGACACCGCCGTCTCCGATCCCATCGTGCTCGCCTCCGGGAATCTCGGCCTGATCTCCTTCCCCGACGTACCGGGGCGGACGAGCCGTGAGCAGATCGAGGCCCGCCACCCCGCGCTGCTGCGCACGCTCGCCGACCACCCAGGCGTGGGCTTCGTGCTCGTACGGTCCGAGGCGCACGGCGCGGTGGTGCTGGGTGCGGACGGGGCCGAGCACCGGCTGGACACCGGGGAGGTCTTCGGGACGAGCCCGCTCACGGTCTTCGGGCCCGGCGCCGAGAGCGCCGTACGGCGCACCGCGCACTTCCGGAACACCCCCGACATCATGGTCAACTCCGCCTACGACCCGGTGCGCGGCACGGTGCACGCCTTCGAGGAGCAGATCGGCTCGCACGGCGGGCTCGGCGGGGAGCAGGGGCACCCCTTTCTGCTGTGGCCGGCCGGGCTGACCCCGCCGGTGGCGGCGGGGGAGGAACTGGTCGGGGCCGAGCGGGTGCACCAGGTGCTGCGGCGCTGGCTGGAGGAGGCGGACGGGCCCCAGGTGCCGGAGGAGGAGGCGGCGACCGCCCCTGTGGAGGTCGCGGCGGCGGAGGCCCCGGCCGCCCCGGAGGCGTCGGCGGCGCAGGCCCCGGCGGAGGCCGAGGCGCCCGTCGAGCCGCAGCCGACCACGGCGCCCGATGCCGCGCGCACCGTGCGGGATTCCCGGTGTGACGGCGCCCCCGCCGTCACAGCCGACAGCACCGTGTGA
- a CDS encoding AAA family ATPase, translated as MIIERAYAHIGPGSREEKGWPWSVPCVRGLLADGLRFTAPVTFLVGENGSGKSTLVEGLAEGFGLDSYGGSHDWRYASHRPKSALGERIRFDAAPRGRRMLGSWAARKGFFLRAETALDALDREGFAPHSVSHGEGFLAAFRDKFLQPGLYVMDEPEAALSFASCLELVGHLDELVKNGGQVICATHSPLLTALPGADIVEVGEHGMRRVAWSELALVDHWRRYLADPRSYLRHVLE; from the coding sequence ATGATTATCGAACGTGCGTACGCACACATTGGCCCGGGGTCGCGTGAGGAGAAGGGGTGGCCCTGGTCCGTGCCGTGTGTGCGGGGGTTGCTGGCGGACGGGCTGCGGTTCACCGCACCCGTGACGTTTCTCGTCGGGGAGAACGGGTCGGGCAAGTCGACGCTGGTCGAGGGCCTCGCGGAGGGGTTCGGGCTGGACTCGTACGGCGGCTCGCACGATTGGCGTTACGCCAGCCACCGGCCCAAGTCGGCGCTGGGTGAGCGGATCCGCTTCGACGCGGCGCCGCGCGGGCGGCGGATGCTGGGCAGTTGGGCGGCGCGCAAGGGGTTCTTCCTGCGCGCCGAGACCGCGTTGGACGCGCTGGACCGGGAGGGTTTCGCCCCGCATTCGGTCAGCCACGGCGAGGGGTTTCTCGCGGCGTTCCGGGACAAGTTCCTCCAGCCCGGGCTGTACGTCATGGACGAGCCCGAGGCGGCGCTCTCCTTCGCCTCCTGCCTTGAACTCGTCGGCCATTTGGATGAGTTGGTGAAGAACGGCGGGCAGGTCATCTGCGCTACGCATTCGCCCCTGCTGACCGCGCTGCCCGGTGCGGACATCGTCGAGGTCGGCGAGCACGGGATGCGGCGGGTGGCCTGGAGCGAGTTGGCCCTGGTCGACCACTGGCGCCGGTATCTCGCGGATCCGCGGAGCTATCTGCGGCATGTCCTGGAGTGA
- a CDS encoding methyltransferase domain-containing protein codes for MTFEGIARPGRAALGRVLLGAGVMAEDWAPTFAAVDRAAFLPELMWPFDTRAQEAVAVDRAEDADAWFAAADSDAPIVTQWDDGEHTGPGPGRVPTSSSSMPSVVYALLRDLAVDEGMAVLDVGTGTGETAGALAHRCGGRKVTTVEVDPSVSRHAGARLDTAGLHPHVVLGDGAKGCAGNAPYDRVLATVGLREIPGAWIEQTRPGGLIVVPWGTHYTHADAVARLVVRRDGTASGRFTGPVEFMKLRAQRLSLPPHDRYVTDEGGGADASTTGVPEGEFLAPPYSALPFALGLRVRHCVQVVAAPHEGTRPVWLYGLTDLSWACVVFREGKAEARVWQAGVRRLWDEVEAAYGWWVGHGRPDHTRFGLTVGPGPAGQRVWLDDPADSWSP; via the coding sequence ATGACGTTCGAGGGCATCGCCCGGCCCGGCCGGGCCGCGTTGGGGCGGGTGCTTCTCGGCGCGGGGGTGATGGCGGAGGACTGGGCGCCGACCTTCGCCGCTGTTGACCGGGCCGCGTTTCTGCCGGAGCTGATGTGGCCGTTCGACACGCGGGCACAGGAGGCCGTCGCCGTCGACAGGGCCGAGGACGCGGACGCCTGGTTCGCCGCCGCCGACAGCGATGCGCCCATCGTGACGCAGTGGGACGACGGCGAGCACACCGGCCCCGGGCCGGGGCGGGTGCCGACCAGTTCCTCCTCCATGCCCTCCGTCGTCTACGCCTTGCTGCGGGACCTGGCCGTGGACGAGGGCATGGCCGTGCTCGACGTGGGCACCGGCACGGGTGAGACCGCCGGGGCGCTGGCGCATCGCTGTGGCGGCCGTAAGGTCACCACGGTTGAGGTGGATCCTTCCGTCTCGCGCCACGCGGGCGCACGGCTGGACACGGCCGGGCTGCACCCGCACGTCGTGCTCGGTGACGGTGCGAAGGGCTGCGCGGGCAACGCGCCGTATGACCGGGTCCTGGCCACCGTCGGGCTCCGGGAGATCCCCGGGGCGTGGATCGAGCAGACGCGGCCCGGGGGCCTGATCGTCGTCCCCTGGGGCACGCATTACACCCACGCGGACGCCGTGGCCCGGCTGGTGGTGCGCCGGGACGGGACGGCGTCGGGGCGTTTCACCGGGCCCGTGGAGTTCATGAAGCTGCGCGCCCAGCGGCTGTCACTGCCGCCGCACGACCGTTACGTCACGGACGAGGGCGGTGGCGCCGATGCGTCCACCACCGGGGTCCCCGAGGGGGAGTTCCTCGCCCCGCCGTACTCCGCCCTCCCCTTCGCGCTGGGGCTCCGGGTACGGCATTGCGTCCAGGTCGTGGCCGCCCCGCACGAGGGCACCCGGCCCGTGTGGCTCTACGGGCTGACCGACCTTTCCTGGGCGTGCGTCGTGTTCCGCGAGGGGAAGGCGGAGGCGCGGGTCTGGCAGGCGGGGGTGCGTCGGCTGTGGGACGAGGTCGAGGCCGCGTACGGGTGGTGGGTCGGCCATGGCAGGCCGGACCACACCCGCTTCGGCCTGACGGTCGGGCCCGGCCCCGCCGGACAGCGGGTTTGGCTGGACGATCCGGCCGACTCCTGGTCCCCGTAG
- a CDS encoding ATP-binding protein — MNAESHDVNPLHGWKQRFTPVPLSIPHVRRAADAALRAWGLDRSAAALVLLVVSELATNAVRHGRVPGRYFEVRIAYDAEKMVGVEVSDPREGLPALAEPTPDDESGRGLAIVDALAEAWGVRERVVGKTVWARIRL; from the coding sequence ATGAACGCGGAAAGTCACGACGTAAACCCGCTCCATGGCTGGAAGCAGAGGTTTACGCCCGTCCCCCTGTCGATCCCCCACGTCCGCCGCGCCGCCGACGCCGCTCTCCGCGCCTGGGGCCTGGATCGGAGCGCGGCGGCCCTGGTTCTGCTCGTCGTCTCCGAGCTGGCGACCAACGCCGTGCGTCATGGACGCGTGCCGGGGCGGTACTTCGAGGTGCGTATCGCATATGACGCAGAGAAAATGGTCGGGGTCGAGGTGTCCGACCCCCGCGAGGGGCTCCCCGCCCTGGCGGAGCCGACACCGGACGACGAGTCCGGACGCGGCCTGGCGATCGTGGACGCGCTCGCCGAGGCGTGGGGCGTCCGGGAACGCGTCGTCGGCAAGACGGTCTGGGCCCGGATCCGCCTCTAG